From Coffea arabica cultivar ET-39 chromosome 2e, Coffea Arabica ET-39 HiFi, whole genome shotgun sequence, the proteins below share one genomic window:
- the LOC113727495 gene encoding protein FAR1-RELATED SEQUENCE 5-like isoform X1 — MENEVMDYDIGLGGSGGGGEDDGLYIEQEEDDPVVDGSPTAAGSSAGAGAMGGFQGSASLETYIPEADPDLEPYEGMEFESEEAAKAFYNSYARRVGFSTRVSSSRRSRKDGAIIQRSFVCAKEGFRNLNEKRTKDREIKRPRTITRVGCKASLSVKIQDSGKWLVSNFVREHNHQLVPPDQVHCLRSHRQISGPAKTLIDTLQAAGMGPRRIMSALIKEYGGISKVGFTEVDCRNYMRNNRQRSLEGDIQLLLDYLRQMQAENPNFFYAVQGEEDHATGNVFWADPKARANYTYFGDIVTFDTTYRSNRYRLPFAPFTGVNHHGQPVLFGCAFLINESEASFVWLFKTWLAAMSGCPPVSITTDHDSVIQSAVMQVLPDTRHRFCEWHIFKKCQEKLSHVFLKHPNFEADLQKCVNLTESIDEFESCWFSLLDKFELRDHEWLQALYSARSQWVPVYLRDTFFAEMSITQRSDSMNSYFDGYVNASTNLNQFFRLYEKALESRNEKEVKADYDTMNTSPTLRTPSPMEKQASELYTRKLFTRFQEELVGTLTFMASKAEDDGDVTTYQVAKFGEDHRDYCVRFNVLEMKAFCSCRMFEFSGLLCRHVLAVFRVTNVLTLPSHYILKRWTRNAKSSVLLEEHISDVFSSYLESHTVRYNTLRHEALKFVDEGAESVDLYNVAMAALAEASEKVDLETKNEGRISANNGRFRDDSRRNGIQANHKNRDQNKGSFAQQLSEEDMDTKIHELMQEVESANRRCEVYRGNLLSVLKDIEEHKQLLSIKVQNVKLSMRDGPQKAILSESVWKTRMLKV, encoded by the exons ATGGAGAATGAGGTGATGGACTACGATATAGGTTTGGGAGGTTCAGGAGGTGGAGGTGAAGATGATGGCCTGTATATTGAACAGGAAGAGGATGACCCAGTGGTTGATGGTTCTCCCACTGCTGCCGGTAGTAGTGCTGGTGCTGGTGCTATGGGTGGCTTCCAGGGCAGTGCCTCTTTAGAAACTTATATTCCTGAGGCAGACCCTGATCTAGAACCTTACGAGGGGATGGAATTCGAATCAGAGGAGGCTGCTAAGGCTTTCTACAATTCATATGCCCGGCGTGTTGGCTTCAGTACCCGCGTCAGCTCCTCCCGTCGCTCCAGGAAGGATGGGGCCATCATCCAGAGGTCCTTTGTTTGTGCTAAAGAAGGGTTCCGCAACTTGAATGAGAAGCGCACCAAGGACCGAGAAATCAAGCGTCCCCGGACCATCACCCGTGTGGGTTGCAAGGCCTCTTTATCTGTCAAGATACAGGACTCTGGTAAATGGCTTGTGTCCAACTTTGTCAGAGAGCATAATCACCAGCTGGTCCCCCCAGACCAAGTCCATTGCCTCCGTTCTCATCGCCAAATCTCTGGTCCTGCCAAGACCTTGATTGATACCCTTCAGGCTGCTGGCATGGGCCCCCGCAGAATTATGTCTGCTCTCATTAAGGAGTATGGCGGTATTAGCAAGGTTGGATTCACGGAGGTCGATTGCAGAAATTACATGCGAAATAATCGTCAGAGGAGTCTCGAAGGAGATATTCAGCTGCTTCTGGATTATCTGAGGCAAATGCAGGCTGAGAACCCCAATTTCTTCTATGCAGTTCAGGGAGAAGAGGATCACGCTACTGGCAATGTCTTCTGGGCTGATCCTAAGGCCAGGGCCAACTATACTTACTTTGGGGATATTGTCACGTTTGACACGACTTACAGGTCCAACAGGTACAGATTACCCTTTGCACCGTTTACTGGGGTaaaccatcatggacagcctGTTCTGTTTGGTTGTGCTTTCCTGATAAATGAGTCAGAAGCATCATTCGTATGGCTTTTCAAGACCTGGCTTGCGGCTATGTCTGGTTGTCCTCCAGTGTCCATCACCACTGATCATGATTCTGTAATTCAGTCAGCTGTCATGCAGGTTCTTCCTGACACTCGTCACCGTTTTTGCGAGTGGCATATATTCAAGAAATGCCAGGAGAAATTGTCCCACGTATTTCTTAAACATCCAAATTTTGAAGCAGACCTCCAAAAGTGTGTAAACTTGACAGAGTCCATTGACGAGTTTGAGTCCTGTTGGTTCTCTcttcttgataaatttgaacTTAGGGATCATGAGTGGCTTCAGGCACTTTATAGTGCTCGCAGTCAGTGGGTCCCTGTCTACCTGCGTGATACATTTTTTGCAGAAATGTCTATTACCCAGCGTAGTGACAGTATGAACTCATATTTTGACGGTTATGTGAATGCATCAACAAATTTGAATCAGTTCTTTAGATTGTATGAAAAAGCATTGGAAAGTCGCAATGAGAAAGAAGTTAAAGCAGATTATGATACAATGAATACTTCACCAACTTTAAGAACCCCGTCTCCTATGGAGAAACAAGCATCTGAGCTTTACACAAGGAAACTGTTTACGAGATTTCAGGAGGAGTTAGTAGGCACTTTGACTTTTATGGCATCCAAAGCAGAGGATGATGGAGATGTCACTACGTATCAGGTCGCGAAATTTGGGGAGGACCACAGAGATTACTGTGTCAGATTTAATGTTTTAGAGATGAAAGCTTTTTGTAGCTGCCGAATGTTTGAGTTTTCTGGCCTTCTTTGTAGACATGTATTGGCAGTCTTTAGGGTGACAAACGTTCTTACTCTTCCATCACATTACATCTTGAAGCGATGGACGAGAAATGCCAAGAGCAGTGTTCTATTAGAAGAACATATTAGTGATGTATTTAGCAGCTACCTGGAGTCACATACTGTTCGATATAACACTTTACGGCATGAAGCCTTAAAATTTGTAGATGAAGGAGCAGAATCTGTTGACTTGTACAATGTGGCAATGGCAGCTCTGGCAGAGGCTTCTGAGAAAGTTGACCTGGAGACAAAAAATGAGGGGAGGATTTCTGCAAATAATGGACGTTTTAGGGATGACTCTAGGAGGAATGGGATCCAGGCAAATCATAAAAACCGGGATCAAAATAAAGGCAGCTTTGCCCAACAACTTTCTGAG GAAGACATGGATACGAAAATTCATGAACTTATGCAAGAGGTGGAATCTGCTAATCGAAGATGTGAAGTTTATCGTGGAAATCTTCTCTCGGTTTTGAAGGATATAGAGGAACATAAGCAGCTACTGTCCATTAAAGTCCAGAATGTCAAACTTAGCATGCGGGATGGTCCTCAAAAG GCTATTTTGTCTGAGTCTGTCTGGA
- the LOC113727495 gene encoding protein FAR1-RELATED SEQUENCE 5-like isoform X2, whose amino-acid sequence MENEVMDYDIGLGGSGGGGEDDGLYIEQEEDDPVVDGSPTAAGSSAGAGAMGGFQGSASLETYIPEADPDLEPYEGMEFESEEAAKAFYNSYARRVGFSTRVSSSRRSRKDGAIIQRSFVCAKEGFRNLNEKRTKDREIKRPRTITRVGCKASLSVKIQDSGKWLVSNFVREHNHQLVPPDQVHCLRSHRQISGPAKTLIDTLQAAGMGPRRIMSALIKEYGGISKVGFTEVDCRNYMRNNRQRSLEGDIQLLLDYLRQMQAENPNFFYAVQGEEDHATGNVFWADPKARANYTYFGDIVTFDTTYRSNRYRLPFAPFTGVNHHGQPVLFGCAFLINESEASFVWLFKTWLAAMSGCPPVSITTDHDSVIQSAVMQVLPDTRHRFCEWHIFKKCQEKLSHVFLKHPNFEADLQKCVNLTESIDEFESCWFSLLDKFELRDHEWLQALYSARSQWVPVYLRDTFFAEMSITQRSDSMNSYFDGYVNASTNLNQFFRLYEKALESRNEKEVKADYDTMNTSPTLRTPSPMEKQASELYTRKLFTRFQEELVGTLTFMASKAEDDGDVTTYQVAKFGEDHRDYCVRFNVLEMKAFCSCRMFEFSGLLCRHVLAVFRVTNVLTLPSHYILKRWTRNAKSSVLLEEHISDVFSSYLESHTVRYNTLRHEALKFVDEGAESVDLYNVAMAALAEASEKVDLETKNEGRISANNGRFRDDSRRNGIQANHKNRDQNKGSFAQQLSEEDMDTKIHELMQEVESANRRCEVYRGNLLSVLKDIEEHKQLLSIKVQNVKLSMRDGPQKILEALSVASCQDF is encoded by the exons ATGGAGAATGAGGTGATGGACTACGATATAGGTTTGGGAGGTTCAGGAGGTGGAGGTGAAGATGATGGCCTGTATATTGAACAGGAAGAGGATGACCCAGTGGTTGATGGTTCTCCCACTGCTGCCGGTAGTAGTGCTGGTGCTGGTGCTATGGGTGGCTTCCAGGGCAGTGCCTCTTTAGAAACTTATATTCCTGAGGCAGACCCTGATCTAGAACCTTACGAGGGGATGGAATTCGAATCAGAGGAGGCTGCTAAGGCTTTCTACAATTCATATGCCCGGCGTGTTGGCTTCAGTACCCGCGTCAGCTCCTCCCGTCGCTCCAGGAAGGATGGGGCCATCATCCAGAGGTCCTTTGTTTGTGCTAAAGAAGGGTTCCGCAACTTGAATGAGAAGCGCACCAAGGACCGAGAAATCAAGCGTCCCCGGACCATCACCCGTGTGGGTTGCAAGGCCTCTTTATCTGTCAAGATACAGGACTCTGGTAAATGGCTTGTGTCCAACTTTGTCAGAGAGCATAATCACCAGCTGGTCCCCCCAGACCAAGTCCATTGCCTCCGTTCTCATCGCCAAATCTCTGGTCCTGCCAAGACCTTGATTGATACCCTTCAGGCTGCTGGCATGGGCCCCCGCAGAATTATGTCTGCTCTCATTAAGGAGTATGGCGGTATTAGCAAGGTTGGATTCACGGAGGTCGATTGCAGAAATTACATGCGAAATAATCGTCAGAGGAGTCTCGAAGGAGATATTCAGCTGCTTCTGGATTATCTGAGGCAAATGCAGGCTGAGAACCCCAATTTCTTCTATGCAGTTCAGGGAGAAGAGGATCACGCTACTGGCAATGTCTTCTGGGCTGATCCTAAGGCCAGGGCCAACTATACTTACTTTGGGGATATTGTCACGTTTGACACGACTTACAGGTCCAACAGGTACAGATTACCCTTTGCACCGTTTACTGGGGTaaaccatcatggacagcctGTTCTGTTTGGTTGTGCTTTCCTGATAAATGAGTCAGAAGCATCATTCGTATGGCTTTTCAAGACCTGGCTTGCGGCTATGTCTGGTTGTCCTCCAGTGTCCATCACCACTGATCATGATTCTGTAATTCAGTCAGCTGTCATGCAGGTTCTTCCTGACACTCGTCACCGTTTTTGCGAGTGGCATATATTCAAGAAATGCCAGGAGAAATTGTCCCACGTATTTCTTAAACATCCAAATTTTGAAGCAGACCTCCAAAAGTGTGTAAACTTGACAGAGTCCATTGACGAGTTTGAGTCCTGTTGGTTCTCTcttcttgataaatttgaacTTAGGGATCATGAGTGGCTTCAGGCACTTTATAGTGCTCGCAGTCAGTGGGTCCCTGTCTACCTGCGTGATACATTTTTTGCAGAAATGTCTATTACCCAGCGTAGTGACAGTATGAACTCATATTTTGACGGTTATGTGAATGCATCAACAAATTTGAATCAGTTCTTTAGATTGTATGAAAAAGCATTGGAAAGTCGCAATGAGAAAGAAGTTAAAGCAGATTATGATACAATGAATACTTCACCAACTTTAAGAACCCCGTCTCCTATGGAGAAACAAGCATCTGAGCTTTACACAAGGAAACTGTTTACGAGATTTCAGGAGGAGTTAGTAGGCACTTTGACTTTTATGGCATCCAAAGCAGAGGATGATGGAGATGTCACTACGTATCAGGTCGCGAAATTTGGGGAGGACCACAGAGATTACTGTGTCAGATTTAATGTTTTAGAGATGAAAGCTTTTTGTAGCTGCCGAATGTTTGAGTTTTCTGGCCTTCTTTGTAGACATGTATTGGCAGTCTTTAGGGTGACAAACGTTCTTACTCTTCCATCACATTACATCTTGAAGCGATGGACGAGAAATGCCAAGAGCAGTGTTCTATTAGAAGAACATATTAGTGATGTATTTAGCAGCTACCTGGAGTCACATACTGTTCGATATAACACTTTACGGCATGAAGCCTTAAAATTTGTAGATGAAGGAGCAGAATCTGTTGACTTGTACAATGTGGCAATGGCAGCTCTGGCAGAGGCTTCTGAGAAAGTTGACCTGGAGACAAAAAATGAGGGGAGGATTTCTGCAAATAATGGACGTTTTAGGGATGACTCTAGGAGGAATGGGATCCAGGCAAATCATAAAAACCGGGATCAAAATAAAGGCAGCTTTGCCCAACAACTTTCTGAG GAAGACATGGATACGAAAATTCATGAACTTATGCAAGAGGTGGAATCTGCTAATCGAAGATGTGAAGTTTATCGTGGAAATCTTCTCTCGGTTTTGAAGGATATAGAGGAACATAAGCAGCTACTGTCCATTAAAGTCCAGAATGTCAAACTTAGCATGCGGGATGGTCCTCAAAAG